One genomic segment of Tiliqua scincoides isolate rTilSci1 chromosome 6, rTilSci1.hap2, whole genome shotgun sequence includes these proteins:
- the QDPR gene encoding dihydropteridine reductase, whose protein sequence is MATAEARRVLVYGGRGALGSACVRHLRAKDWWVASIDLAENDEACANIVVKMSDSFVEQADQVTGDVEKLLGEKKVDAILCVAGGWAGGSAKAKSLYKNSDLMWKQSVWTSTISSHLATKHLKEGGLLTLTGAKAALAGTPGMIGYGMAKGAVHQLCLSLSGANSGLPPGSAAIALLPVTLDTPMNRKSMPDADFSSWTPLDFIAETLYTWITGKNRPCSGSLMQVITTGGKSELTAAHL, encoded by the exons ATGGCCACGGCGGAGGCGCGGCGCGTGCTGGTCTACGGCGGCAGGGGAGCGCTGGGCTCCGCCTGCGTGCGGCACCTCCGAGCCAAGGACTGG TGGGTGGCCAGCATTGATTTAGCAGAAAATGATGAGGCATGTGCCAATATTGTTGTGAAAATGAGTGATTCCTTCGTTGAGCAAGCAGATCAG GTGACGGGAGATGTTGAAAAACTCCTGGGTGAGAAGAAGGTGGATGCCATCCTTTGCGTAGCTGGCGGCTGGGCCGGAGGCAGTGCAAAAGCAAAAT CATTGTACAAAAATAGCGACCTGATGTGGAAGCAGAGCGTCTGGACATCAACCATTTCTAGTCACTTGGCCACCAAACACCTGAAGGAGGGTGGCTTGTTGACCCTAACAGGGGCGAAAGCAGCATTAGCTGGAACACCAG gaATGATTGGTTATGGCATGGCCAAAGGAGCAGTCCATCAGCTTTGTCTGAGTCTGTCTGGTGCTAACAGTGGTTTGCCTCCAGGGTCTGCTGCAATTGCTCTTCTCCC GGTTACCTTGGATACACCGATGAACAGGAAATCCATGCCTGATGCGGACTTCAGCTCCTGGACACCGTTAGATTTCATTGCTGA AACCTTGTATACCTGGATCACTGGAAAGAATCGGCCGTGCTCTGGGAGTCTGATGCAGGTGATAACCACAGGAGGAAAGTCAGAGCTTACAGCTGCCCATCTCTAA
- the LOC136656090 gene encoding putative zinc finger protein 56 codes for MTYGGYADCRQDVRGKTPLSPISFTEIAVYFSSEEWALLHPCQRLLYETVMMENYENVIFVESVWDQIGRKKEQTQSSQQKANLGQKPFKCQECRKTFGQSSILKIHQRTHTGEKPYKCQECGKVFSCSSNLITHLRTHTGEKPCKCQECGKVFSQSSNLLTHQRTHTGEKIYKCQECEKAFRQSCHLISHRRTHLGEKPQRA; via the exons agtcCGATTTCATTCACAGAGATAgctgtgtatttcagcagtgaGGAGTGGGCTCTGTTGCATCCATGTCAAAGGCTCCTATATGAGACTGTCATGATGGAGAATTACGAAAATGTGATCTTCGTAG AATCAGTTTGGgaccagattggaagaaagaAGGAACAGACTCAGTCTTCACAGCAAAAAGCCAACCTGGGGCAGAAGCCCTTTAAGTGCCAAGAGTGCAGAAAGACCTTTGGTCAGAGTAGTATACTTAAGATccaccaaagaacccacacaggggagaaaccctataagtgccaggagtgtgggaagGTCTTCAGTTGCAGTAGTAATCTTATAACCCAcctgagaacccacacaggggagaaaccctgtaagtgccaggagtgtgggaagGTCTTCAGTCAGAGTAGTAATCTTTTaacccaccagagaacccacacaggggagaaaatctacaagtgccaggagtgtgaaaAGGCCTTTCGCCAGAGTTGTCATCTTATTAGCCACCGGAGAACCCACTTGGGAGAGAAACCTCAGAGAGCTTAG